A window of the Candidatus Nitrosotalea okcheonensis genome harbors these coding sequences:
- a CDS encoding 30S ribosomal protein S26e — protein sequence MPLKRASRGRKKGGKGSSDRIQCTNCGATVPRDKAKKVTSRLNLVEHTLAKELRAQGAYIAAPTVLKWYCISCAIHFGILKIRSADSRRQTGRLR from the coding sequence ATGCCACTAAAGCGTGCTAGTCGTGGAAGAAAGAAGGGAGGCAAGGGTTCCTCCGATCGTATCCAGTGTACAAACTGTGGCGCAACAGTTCCACGAGACAAGGCAAAGAAAGTAACATCGCGATTAAATCTAGTAGAGCACACATTGGCAAAAGAATTAAGGGCTCAAGGTGCATACATTGCAGCACCAACTGTACTCAAATGGTACTGCATATCATGTGCAATACACTTTGGGATTCTAAAAATTAGATCAGCTGATTCAAGACGTCAGACTGGCAGACTCCGATAG
- a CDS encoding PfkB family carbohydrate kinase, with translation MKVAVFSHCTVDEIYQNDAMVETAGGPACYCGLTAKNMKFEIDLHTKVGTDFAFKSVLEKKGIFLSQNSMSETPTTRFMLKIFGTERDLYLKTKCDPIQSIKSDADGAIVSPVFDEVSEDTLDEIKENFDFTLLDPQGYLRRMASDNKIFFEKTLLDLSHITAIKADPDEAFYLTGLKEKEAMLALQKKGVKQVLYTDKQNITMLVKDRMYHLKIPNMAIGDTTGVGDIFCASFTCSYLKENDPIWAICFAVGAAQAALETHATGLDKVPAGGDTERNAAYLYNLMQFSSV, from the coding sequence ATGAAGGTTGCAGTATTTTCACATTGTACAGTGGATGAGATATATCAAAATGACGCGATGGTTGAGACTGCTGGAGGCCCTGCGTGCTATTGTGGCCTGACTGCAAAAAACATGAAGTTTGAAATCGATCTTCATACCAAAGTGGGTACAGATTTTGCATTCAAATCCGTGCTTGAAAAAAAAGGAATTTTCCTTTCACAGAATTCCATGTCCGAAACACCGACCACCAGATTTATGTTGAAAATATTTGGAACCGAGCGTGATCTCTATCTTAAAACAAAATGTGATCCAATTCAATCAATAAAGTCTGATGCAGATGGTGCAATTGTAAGTCCTGTCTTTGACGAAGTATCGGAAGATACATTGGACGAAATAAAAGAAAACTTTGACTTTACATTACTTGATCCACAGGGATATCTGCGTCGGATGGCAAGTGACAACAAAATCTTTTTTGAAAAAACACTGCTTGACCTATCACACATAACTGCAATCAAGGCAGATCCTGATGAAGCATTTTATCTTACTGGGCTGAAAGAAAAAGAAGCAATGCTTGCATTGCAAAAAAAAGGCGTCAAGCAGGTGCTTTACACTGACAAGCAAAATATTACAATGCTTGTAAAGGACAGGATGTATCACTTGAAAATTCCAAATATGGCAATAGGTGACACTACGGGTGTTGGAGACATTTTCTGTGCATCTTTTACCTGTTCATATTTGAAAGAAAATGATCCTATCTGGGCAATCTGTTTTGCAGTTGGTGCCGCACAAGCAGCACTTGAGACACATGCTACAGGTCTTGACAAGGTTCCGGCCGGGGGTGATACTGAGAGAAATGCGGCATATCTTTACAACCTGATGCAATTTTCAAGTGTCTAA
- a CDS encoding NAD(+)/NADH kinase has translation MKVAIYSQDQEQAVKSIKLSLESHGIESVNVGKKPLGKDIDYVIVTGGDRGVRKYFHHVIDSTIPVLGINEYESSGFLAQTDLKQFPTYLNRLKKGDFSIEALPRVGVKIDGKQIYPALNDVAIFSSKSATLVEHVLRINGEELWHDSSDGLIVSTPIGSSAYAMSAGGPTIYQNSKVFCIVSVNSLDITRRPLIVPEDAFIEIDDISSSLRCEVVIDGKDRFKVDKIVVCTKFPLPASVIRMKKDSTTVSALAKKVKLADELLNMPPSSKLLLKTLEYEGSLTQKELAEKTLLPDRTVRLALSHLLEKGYVKRRVSLRDTRQRIYEIPK, from the coding sequence GTGAAGGTTGCAATCTATAGTCAAGACCAAGAACAAGCTGTAAAATCCATAAAACTTTCACTTGAAAGTCATGGCATCGAGTCTGTGAATGTTGGAAAAAAACCCCTTGGAAAAGACATTGACTATGTAATAGTAACTGGTGGAGACCGTGGAGTTAGAAAATATTTTCATCACGTTATAGACTCTACAATTCCAGTTCTTGGAATAAACGAGTATGAATCTAGTGGATTTTTAGCCCAGACCGATCTCAAACAATTTCCAACATATCTCAACAGATTAAAAAAAGGCGATTTTTCAATTGAGGCCTTACCAAGGGTCGGTGTAAAAATTGACGGAAAACAAATCTATCCTGCACTAAATGATGTTGCAATATTTTCCTCAAAGAGTGCTACGCTGGTAGAGCACGTACTGCGAATAAATGGAGAAGAGCTGTGGCATGACAGCAGTGATGGTCTTATAGTATCCACTCCGATTGGTTCTTCTGCGTATGCAATGTCTGCAGGTGGTCCTACAATATATCAAAACTCAAAGGTTTTTTGCATTGTATCAGTAAATTCACTTGACATCACAAGACGCCCACTCATAGTTCCAGAGGATGCATTCATCGAGATCGATGATATATCATCTAGTCTCCGATGTGAAGTTGTAATTGATGGAAAGGACAGATTCAAAGTTGACAAGATCGTAGTCTGTACCAAGTTTCCATTACCTGCAAGCGTAATACGCATGAAAAAAGATTCTACTACAGTTTCTGCTCTTGCTAAAAAAGTAAAACTTGCAGACGAGCTTTTGAACATGCCTCCAAGCTCCAAGTTGTTACTCAAAACTCTCGAATACGAGGGTTCTCTTACTCAAAAAGAGCTGGCAGAAAAGACGCTGCTTCCAGACCGGACTGTCCGGTTGGCACTAAGCCATTTGCTTGAAAAGGGCTATGTGAAAAGAAGAGTCTCACTTCGCGACACCAGGCAGAGAATATATGAAATTCCAAAATAG
- the pyrG gene encoding glutamine hydrolyzing CTP synthase — protein sequence MQTESTKYIFVTGGVMSGLGKGVVSSSIAKLLQLSNQKVSCVKFDPYLNYDAGTMNPIAHGEVYVTEDGGECDMDIGNYERFLNQNMLKTHNITTAQIYSSVIDAERRGEYLGACVQIIPHVTDAIKDRIRKIVKSENLDMLVIECGGTVGDIESLPFLEALRQMRLEEGSENVIFVHVTLAPSLDVVGEQKTKPTQHSVQELRRIGIQPDLLAVRCTRPLEMAARKKISLFSNVSERDVFSCHDAKSILLVPQMLYDQGIIDVMFKKFGKVGLVNTSANWDKWNAIINSFQNAKESVRIAMVGKYVKLADSYVSVNHALQHAGAKIGKNVIIDWIDSEELDGDLNKLAAYSGIIVPGGFGDRGVEGIVSTANYAREKNIPYLGICFGFQLAAVAFGRYVCGLTNANSTEIAPSTENPVIDLLPEQKSVENMGGSLRLGSHEITVEDNTMAFRLYKSTKIHKRHRHRFEFNQKYLDLFSSKGMKFSGHSDNKKRMEVLEIPNHKFYLGVQYHPEFSSRPGYPEESFEAFIRASSNA from the coding sequence ATGCAGACAGAATCTACAAAATACATTTTTGTGACAGGCGGAGTCATGTCCGGCCTTGGAAAAGGCGTTGTTTCATCATCCATTGCAAAGCTACTTCAGCTTTCTAATCAAAAGGTCTCGTGTGTAAAATTTGATCCATATCTGAACTATGATGCAGGTACCATGAATCCCATTGCTCATGGCGAGGTCTATGTTACTGAAGATGGAGGAGAATGCGACATGGATATTGGAAACTATGAAAGATTTTTGAACCAAAACATGTTAAAGACTCACAATATTACTACGGCTCAGATTTATTCCAGTGTAATAGATGCGGAAAGACGCGGAGAATATTTGGGAGCTTGTGTTCAGATCATACCGCATGTTACAGATGCAATCAAGGACAGAATAAGAAAGATAGTAAAAAGTGAGAATCTTGACATGCTTGTAATAGAGTGTGGCGGAACAGTGGGAGATATTGAAAGTCTTCCGTTTCTTGAAGCCTTGAGACAGATGAGGTTAGAAGAAGGGTCGGAGAATGTAATTTTTGTCCATGTTACACTTGCCCCATCTCTTGATGTGGTAGGAGAACAAAAGACCAAGCCAACACAACACAGTGTACAGGAACTACGAAGAATAGGTATTCAGCCAGATTTGTTGGCAGTCAGATGTACCAGACCTCTTGAAATGGCTGCAAGAAAAAAGATTTCGTTATTTTCAAATGTTTCAGAACGGGACGTGTTTTCATGTCATGATGCAAAGTCTATTCTTTTGGTGCCTCAGATGTTGTACGATCAAGGCATAATCGATGTCATGTTCAAAAAATTTGGCAAGGTTGGACTGGTCAACACTTCAGCAAACTGGGACAAGTGGAATGCAATCATAAATTCATTTCAAAACGCAAAAGAATCAGTACGAATTGCAATGGTTGGAAAATATGTCAAGCTTGCAGACAGTTATGTGAGTGTAAACCATGCACTGCAACACGCCGGTGCCAAAATTGGAAAAAATGTAATCATAGATTGGATTGATTCTGAAGAGTTGGACGGGGATTTGAATAAACTTGCGGCATATAGTGGAATAATTGTTCCTGGAGGGTTCGGGGACAGAGGTGTAGAAGGCATAGTCAGTACTGCAAACTATGCAAGAGAGAAAAATATACCATATCTTGGAATCTGTTTTGGTTTTCAGCTTGCTGCCGTGGCGTTTGGAAGATATGTATGTGGACTGACAAACGCAAACTCTACAGAGATTGCCCCAAGTACAGAAAATCCTGTAATTGACCTCTTACCAGAACAAAAATCAGTGGAAAACATGGGTGGCTCACTGCGTCTAGGGTCGCATGAGATTACGGTTGAAGACAACACCATGGCATTCAGACTCTACAAATCCACAAAGATTCACAAAAGACACCGGCATAGGTTTGAGTTCAACCAGAAATATTTGGATCTGTTCTCTTCAAAAGGCATGAAGTTTTCAGGGCATAGTGATAACAAAAAACGTATGGAGGTATTAGAGATTCCAAACCATAAATTCTACCTAGGGGTACAATATCATCCGGAATTTAGCAGTAGACCAGGATATCCTGAAGAGTCATTTGAGGCATTCATAAGAGCATCATCTAATGCCTAG
- the trpA gene encoding tryptophan synthase subunit alpha produces the protein MSRIKSKFQDLRSKHQKALIAYIMAGFPSERDTISAVRGLAKGGADIIELGMPFSDPLADGPVIQNAGFQALQKGMNLDKFLLLVKKIRMETDLPLILMTYTNILYRHGYDKFISTVKKAGIDGLILPDMSIDESKDFLQAAKKNNMDSIFLISPNTAPGRIKKISDSSSGFLYLVSVFGTTGGQQQFQNYTTHAIKNTKKILGGKIPLGVGFGVSNPDQARFIIKSGADAIIVGSAFLRLMESTPSEKIESKIGQFTSSLKKATITE, from the coding sequence ATGTCAAGAATAAAAAGTAAATTTCAGGACCTCAGGTCAAAGCACCAAAAAGCCCTGATAGCATATATCATGGCAGGATTTCCAAGTGAAAGGGATACGATTTCAGCAGTCAGAGGGCTTGCAAAAGGCGGCGCAGATATCATAGAACTTGGAATGCCATTTTCAGACCCCTTGGCAGATGGACCGGTAATCCAGAATGCAGGTTTTCAGGCATTACAAAAAGGCATGAATCTTGACAAATTTCTTCTACTAGTAAAGAAGATTCGTATGGAGACAGACCTTCCGCTAATTTTGATGACATATACAAACATCCTGTACAGACATGGTTATGACAAGTTCATATCTACTGTAAAAAAGGCAGGAATTGACGGATTGATACTACCGGACATGTCAATTGACGAATCCAAAGATTTTCTGCAAGCAGCCAAGAAAAATAACATGGACTCCATATTTTTGATCTCTCCAAACACTGCTCCAGGCAGGATCAAAAAAATTTCAGATTCTTCATCAGGTTTTCTATATCTTGTATCAGTATTTGGAACCACTGGAGGTCAGCAACAATTTCAAAACTATACAACACATGCCATCAAAAATACCAAAAAGATACTAGGTGGAAAAATTCCATTAGGAGTTGGATTCGGTGTCAGTAACCCAGATCAGGCAAGATTCATAATAAAATCTGGAGCGGATGCGATAATTGTGGGAAGTGCATTTCTAAGGCTGATGGAAAGCACACCTTCAGAAAAGATCGAAAGTAAAATTGGACAGTTTACATCAAGTCTAAAGAAAGCTACAATCACAGAATAA
- the trpB gene encoding tryptophan synthase subunit beta — translation MKLKYPKNGKFGEFGGRYIPETLVPAVEELEQAYLKYKDDVEFKKELQYYLTQYAGRPTPLYLAKNLTKFAGGAKIYLKREDLLHGGAHKINNTLGQGLLAKRMKKQRIIAETGAGQHGVATAMACSVLGMNGEVYMGYKDTQRQKLNVFRMNLLGSKVHPVKEGTQTLKDAINEAIRDWITNVKSTYYLLGSAVGPHPYPVMVRDFQSVIGNEILVQMKKLEKKSPDSVVACVGGGSNAIGTFYPLIDEDTKMFGVEAGGEGIKSGHHSATLVGGSKGILHGMLTYLLQDDEGQISETHSVSAGLDYPGVGPEHSYLKDARRVKYDAVNDKEAVEAFLLLSKHEGIIPALESAHAIAYALKVARNMPKSESIVVTLSGRGDKDVEEVGRYLSKNVKNKK, via the coding sequence ATGAAACTCAAATATCCCAAGAATGGCAAGTTTGGAGAGTTTGGAGGAAGATATATTCCTGAAACTCTAGTTCCCGCAGTAGAAGAATTAGAGCAAGCATATCTAAAATACAAAGATGATGTAGAATTTAAGAAAGAATTACAATATTATCTAACCCAGTATGCAGGAAGACCTACACCACTATACTTGGCCAAAAATTTGACAAAATTTGCTGGCGGTGCAAAAATCTATCTTAAAAGAGAAGACTTGTTGCACGGAGGTGCTCACAAGATAAACAACACTCTAGGCCAGGGCCTTCTTGCAAAGAGGATGAAAAAACAGAGAATCATTGCAGAAACAGGCGCTGGACAACATGGAGTTGCAACTGCCATGGCATGTTCTGTCCTTGGAATGAATGGTGAGGTATACATGGGTTACAAGGACACCCAGAGACAAAAACTAAATGTATTTAGAATGAACTTACTTGGCTCAAAGGTACATCCAGTCAAAGAAGGAACCCAGACATTGAAGGATGCAATCAATGAAGCCATACGAGATTGGATTACAAATGTAAAATCAACATACTATCTTTTAGGATCTGCAGTAGGACCACATCCATACCCAGTTATGGTAAGAGACTTTCAATCTGTCATAGGAAATGAAATTCTTGTCCAGATGAAAAAACTCGAAAAAAAATCTCCAGACTCTGTAGTGGCATGTGTAGGCGGAGGGTCTAATGCAATTGGAACATTTTATCCATTAATTGATGAAGATACCAAGATGTTCGGCGTAGAAGCTGGTGGAGAAGGAATCAAAAGTGGTCACCACTCTGCAACTTTGGTAGGTGGGTCAAAAGGAATTCTTCACGGTATGTTGACATATCTTTTACAAGACGACGAGGGACAAATTAGTGAGACACATAGCGTATCCGCAGGATTGGACTATCCAGGAGTAGGTCCAGAGCATTCGTATCTAAAAGATGCAAGGAGAGTCAAGTACGATGCGGTAAATGACAAGGAGGCAGTAGAGGCATTCCTCTTGCTTTCAAAACATGAAGGAATTATACCAGCATTAGAATCGGCACATGCAATTGCATATGCCCTAAAAGTTGCAAGAAACATGCCAAAAAGTGAAAGCATTGTTGTAACATTATCAGGCAGAGGAGACAAGGACGTTGAAGAAGTTGGGAGATATTTGAGTAAAAATGTCAAGAATAAAAAGTAA
- a CDS encoding indole-3-glycerol phosphate synthase TrpC: MKDMLEKLAKNSQKAISDGTYKINYKTPKSKQNLVNQIKNNKHASLITEVKFSSPSLGNIRDVSDPVFIATQMVEGGAVGLSVLTQPYLFNGSPDYFTKIRKKINIPLLMKDIVVDKIQIDAAEKLGADVILLIQAIFDKKFAKDIDDFVSYAHKKNLLVLLESHTKKEFTESTKTHADILGINNRNLDTLEIDLDTTKSILHDRDEKRIVISESGVESPKDIKFLDRCGADAFLVGSSIMKSKDIKGLVSELVSAI, from the coding sequence AAAGACATGCTAGAAAAACTTGCCAAGAATTCACAAAAGGCAATAAGTGATGGGACATACAAAATCAACTACAAGACTCCCAAGTCGAAACAAAATCTAGTCAATCAGATCAAAAACAACAAGCATGCTTCATTGATTACAGAAGTAAAATTTTCATCACCGTCACTTGGCAACATACGAGATGTATCAGATCCAGTCTTTATTGCAACCCAAATGGTAGAGGGTGGTGCAGTGGGATTGTCAGTTCTGACACAGCCATATTTGTTTAATGGTTCACCAGATTATTTTACAAAGATTAGGAAAAAAATCAATATTCCATTACTGATGAAGGATATCGTGGTTGACAAGATACAAATCGATGCTGCCGAAAAACTAGGTGCAGATGTTATTCTTTTGATACAGGCAATATTTGACAAGAAATTTGCAAAAGACATTGATGACTTTGTGTCATATGCTCACAAAAAGAACCTGCTGGTATTGCTTGAATCCCATACAAAAAAAGAATTTACAGAATCTACGAAAACACATGCAGACATACTTGGCATAAACAATCGCAACCTGGACACTCTTGAGATTGACCTTGACACTACCAAATCAATACTACACGACAGAGATGAGAAAAGAATTGTGATATCAGAGAGTGGGGTTGAGTCTCCAAAAGACATCAAGTTTCTTGACAGATGCGGTGCAGATGCTTTCTTGGTAGGCAGTAGCATAATGAAGAGTAAAGATATCAAGGGACTAGTATCAGAGTTGGTGTCAGCAATATGA